A DNA window from Acropora palmata chromosome 12, jaAcrPala1.3, whole genome shotgun sequence contains the following coding sequences:
- the LOC141860198 gene encoding CD209 antigen-like protein C translates to MIVFTDVDECLQETHSCSAYAVCSNTNGSYNCRCNANYTGDGRNCTWSGCPEGWKVHNHSCFYVTGETSSKFNDAQDKCKKMSANLPIIKSDSVNTFINTVGSHWVWLGMKRENGKMVWFDNTPAEPSEGALYSAWKIYEPSNNTNEDCAYLSIGSGEWDDAKCDRGGTAGPYVLCQK, encoded by the exons ATGATTGTGTTTACAGATGTGGATGAGTGTTTGCAGGAGACACACTCTTGCAGTGCTTACGCAGTGTGCAGCAACACCAATGGATCATATAACTGCCGCTGTAACGCAAATTACACTGGCGACGGACGAAACTGTACATGGTCAG GTTGTCCAGAAGGTTGGAAGGTACACAACCATTCATGTTTTTACGTGACTGGTGAAACTTCCTCAAAGTTCAATGATGCTCAGGACAAATGCAAGAAAATGTCAGCAAATCTCCCCATTATTAAATCGGATTCGGTGAATACTTTTATTAACACGGTGGGAAGTCATTGGGTATGGCTTGGTATGAAGCGGGAAAATGGTAAGATGGTTTGGTTTGACAATACACCAGCAGAGCCATCTGAGGGGGCCCTCTACAGCGCATGGAAAATTTATGAGCCAAGTAACAATACAAATGAGGATTGTGCTTACCTGAGCATTGGAAGTGGAGAGTGGGATGACGCGAAATGTGACCGTGGCGGCACTGCGGGTCCCTATGTCCTTTGCCAAAAGTAA